A single genomic interval of Arthrobacter globiformis harbors:
- a CDS encoding RDD family protein: MGGGPAAAGGPVAAGGSGPCPRCGQPVRAGASFCGACGTPLPNRGPRLDRGATRNPGVPPDLGGRQAARIPGSIPVGLGEGTDMSGTLTLVPAAPGKRLGAAVLDWLAPVAILTVLLSFGFAGITSTRSAGLIIYDTSLLAILAGVGAGLALVYAFAVASVEGRSGNTIGNQFMGIRSADKDGYAPGLGAVFLRGIVTGAGILLAVLAAVLVAVFRWFDAALLILGPLLLLGTAWAVVVVLSSAWDRNGRLRGWHDRAAKTLVFDVVRGRNPVATGGIEGPYSFAPLDLPPVQQVASPVASRTPVASNTTVEPAPLAAPDATGHPVNAVHPDDAMDRTQVRAGARQDAPEAVLRIRLDDGRDFRLERTVLIGRNPAPAAGESQAQLLPVPDPGRTISKTHLHLLTDGAGVWITDRHSTNGSAVTTPDGMRTALQPGVPAFVSPGTTVHFGDRTFNVGHA; the protein is encoded by the coding sequence ATCGGTGGGGGACCTGCGGCTGCCGGGGGACCTGTAGCCGCCGGGGGAAGCGGGCCGTGCCCGCGCTGCGGGCAGCCTGTCCGCGCCGGGGCTAGCTTTTGCGGTGCGTGCGGGACGCCCCTGCCTAACCGGGGACCCCGGCTCGATCGGGGAGCCACGCGCAATCCGGGAGTCCCGCCCGACCTGGGCGGGAGGCAAGCGGCTCGGATTCCCGGTAGCATCCCGGTAGGGCTGGGGGAAGGAACGGATATGTCAGGCACGCTCACGCTGGTTCCAGCGGCGCCGGGCAAGCGTCTCGGCGCCGCCGTCCTCGACTGGCTGGCCCCGGTGGCCATCCTGACGGTCCTGCTGTCCTTTGGGTTCGCTGGCATCACCAGCACGCGGAGCGCCGGGCTCATCATCTACGACACAAGCCTGCTGGCCATCCTGGCGGGCGTCGGCGCCGGACTGGCGCTGGTCTACGCGTTCGCCGTCGCAAGTGTCGAGGGCCGTTCCGGCAACACCATCGGCAACCAGTTCATGGGCATCCGCAGTGCTGACAAGGACGGTTACGCCCCTGGCCTCGGTGCTGTGTTCCTGCGGGGCATCGTGACCGGAGCCGGCATCCTGCTGGCCGTCCTTGCCGCAGTTCTGGTGGCTGTCTTCAGGTGGTTCGACGCCGCCCTGCTCATCCTGGGGCCGTTGCTGCTCCTTGGGACGGCGTGGGCTGTGGTGGTGGTGCTCTCCAGCGCCTGGGACCGGAATGGCAGGCTCCGCGGATGGCATGACCGCGCGGCCAAAACCCTCGTGTTCGACGTCGTTCGGGGCCGCAACCCCGTGGCTACCGGCGGCATTGAAGGCCCGTACAGTTTCGCGCCCCTGGACCTGCCCCCGGTGCAGCAGGTGGCCTCCCCGGTTGCCTCCCGCACCCCGGTTGCTTCCAACACCACCGTCGAGCCGGCACCGCTTGCAGCCCCGGACGCCACCGGTCATCCAGTCAACGCCGTTCACCCGGATGACGCCATGGACCGCACCCAGGTGCGCGCCGGGGCGCGCCAGGACGCCCCCGAGGCGGTGCTGAGAATAAGGCTCGACGACGGCCGCGACTTCCGCCTGGAGCGGACCGTCCTGATCGGCCGGAACCCTGCCCCCGCTGCTGGAGAATCGCAGGCCCAGTTGTTGCCGGTCCCGGACCCGGGCAGGACCATTTCCAAGACCCACCTCCACCTGCTCACGGACGGCGCCGGCGTCTGGATAACCGACCGCCACTCGACCAACGGCAGCGCCGTCACCACACCCGACGGCATGCGCACGGCGTTGCAGCCGGGCGTACCCGCATTTGTCAGCCCCGGAACCACAGTTCACTTCGGGGACCGCACCTTCAACGTAGGACACGCATGA
- a CDS encoding PP2C family protein-serine/threonine phosphatase, with protein sequence MNSQQAAGTSGTGSEPGLKLSYGYGTDRGLRRELNEDSYIASDPVFAVADGMGGHEAGEVASGMCVRALAQLPQLATGERTATAGVVQQYLAIADESIRSATGSRAGTTLSGVVVVEQMGVPYWLVMNIGDSRTYRLNQGRLSQVSVDHSEVQELVESGEITAEEAAVHPRRHVVTRALGAGAETEADYWLLPIEEGDRVMVCSDGLNGELTDGQMLDVLSTVEDPQEAVDALIQAALRRGGRDNITVIVVDARNVLNDAGVATTAPRTAADAEEEDTLPRAGSEDAVNGRS encoded by the coding sequence ATGAATTCACAGCAGGCGGCCGGAACCTCAGGGACCGGCAGCGAGCCCGGCCTCAAGCTGAGCTATGGCTACGGAACGGACCGTGGCCTTCGCCGCGAGCTCAATGAGGACTCCTACATTGCCTCCGATCCTGTGTTCGCCGTCGCAGACGGCATGGGCGGCCATGAAGCCGGCGAGGTGGCCAGCGGCATGTGCGTGCGGGCACTGGCACAGCTGCCACAGCTGGCCACGGGGGAACGGACAGCCACCGCGGGAGTGGTGCAGCAGTACCTGGCCATTGCCGACGAATCGATCCGTTCCGCCACCGGCTCGCGGGCAGGAACCACGCTCAGCGGTGTGGTGGTGGTGGAACAGATGGGTGTTCCCTACTGGCTGGTCATGAACATCGGGGATTCCCGGACATACCGGCTGAACCAGGGCCGGCTCAGCCAAGTCAGTGTGGACCACTCCGAGGTCCAGGAGCTCGTCGAGAGCGGCGAGATCACCGCCGAGGAGGCTGCAGTGCATCCCCGCCGGCACGTCGTGACGCGCGCGCTGGGCGCGGGTGCCGAGACCGAGGCCGACTACTGGCTCCTGCCCATAGAGGAAGGCGACCGGGTGATGGTGTGCTCCGACGGGCTCAACGGGGAACTGACGGACGGACAGATGCTGGACGTCCTCAGCACCGTCGAGGACCCGCAGGAGGCGGTGGACGCCTTGATCCAGGCAGCATTGCGGCGCGGAGGCCGGGACAACATCACGGTGATCGTCGTCGATGCCAGGAACGTGCTCAACGATGCCGGTGTGGCCACGACCGCACCCCGGACTGCCGCCGACGCGGAAGAGGAGGACACGCTGCCGCGTGCCGGAAGCGAGGACGCTGTCAATGGCCGCAGCTAG
- a CDS encoding FHA domain-containing protein produces MVRSIEDAAVRTGEEDDGGTPSTGETAVPDMAVPETVDQETADQETGAQQAPVPETVDQETADQETKDQDAESPEARQPVIARAAAAPAPPSAPSQAGLIDSVPWATRGDRAPGPEAPPPFSAPEVPPSFSAPEVPPSFAGPQVPPSFSASDVPSSPFAGPQVPPSFISMPASREAAEGDHDGQTILKSDLPASGAQQAGQGPEAGQGTEPGQSGVAGNGPLVLARVCPGGHANPPTSGQCFTCGMQLPDVAVQVPRPRLGRLRLSTGELIDLDESIVIGRQPSVSRVQGGTMPRLVQVASPGGDISRSHVEVRLEGWHVMLCDLKATNGTVLAREGQPPRRLAQNEMAIVLDGDIAELGDDVSLRFEEIL; encoded by the coding sequence GTGGTGCGTAGCATTGAGGACGCTGCCGTGCGGACCGGCGAGGAGGACGACGGCGGCACTCCGTCCACCGGGGAGACGGCGGTTCCGGACATGGCAGTTCCGGAGACGGTGGACCAGGAGACAGCAGATCAGGAAACAGGGGCTCAGCAGGCGCCAGTTCCGGAGACGGTGGACCAGGAGACAGCAGACCAGGAAACAAAGGATCAGGACGCCGAATCTCCGGAAGCCCGCCAGCCAGTCATTGCCCGTGCAGCAGCGGCCCCGGCGCCCCCGTCAGCCCCTTCACAGGCAGGACTGATCGACTCGGTGCCGTGGGCGACCAGAGGAGATCGTGCCCCGGGACCGGAGGCGCCGCCGCCGTTCTCAGCACCGGAGGTCCCGCCGTCGTTCTCAGCACCGGAGGTCCCGCCGTCGTTCGCCGGGCCCCAGGTCCCGCCCTCATTCTCAGCGTCCGACGTCCCGTCGTCGCCGTTCGCCGGCCCCCAGGTCCCGCCGTCGTTCATCTCCATGCCCGCCTCCCGTGAGGCGGCGGAAGGGGACCACGACGGTCAGACCATCCTCAAGAGCGATCTCCCCGCCTCCGGAGCGCAGCAGGCAGGACAGGGACCGGAAGCTGGCCAGGGCACAGAACCCGGGCAGAGCGGGGTGGCAGGCAACGGCCCACTCGTGCTCGCCCGGGTGTGCCCCGGCGGCCATGCGAACCCTCCCACGAGCGGCCAATGCTTCACCTGCGGGATGCAGTTGCCGGACGTGGCCGTGCAGGTGCCGCGCCCAAGGCTCGGCCGCCTGCGGCTGTCCACGGGAGAGCTGATCGACCTGGACGAATCCATTGTGATCGGGCGGCAGCCGTCCGTGTCGCGGGTTCAGGGCGGCACCATGCCCCGGCTGGTCCAGGTGGCCAGCCCCGGCGGCGACATTTCGAGGTCGCACGTGGAGGTCCGGCTGGAGGGCTGGCACGTGATGCTGTGTGACCTGAAAGCTACCAACGGCACCGTGCTGGCCCGTGAAGGGCAGCCGCCGCGGCGCCTTGCCCAGAATGAAATGGCCATTGTCTTGGACGGCGACATCGCAGAACTCGGTGATGATGTTTCCTTGCGCTTTGAGGAGATCCTGTGA
- a CDS encoding serine/threonine-protein kinase, translating to MSSKRPAAPPPRIPGFSYVSLLGSGGFSDVYLYEQDRPRRKVAVKVLLSGLKTEGARRRFESEANLMAQLSSHPFIVTIFEAEVTGDGHSYLAMEYCSRPSLDVRYRRQRFSVDEVLAVGIQVASAVETAHRAGIAHRDIKPANILVTDYNRPALTDFGISGTLAGDVDEDAGMSIPWSPPEQFRDGNVDGVMVDVWALGATLYTLLAGRSPFVLPGADNSQRELISRITSMPVPRLGRADVPESLELALATAMAKSPASRYSSAHAFALALQRIQAELNLSVTPFEVLEERHQEDVDLDDGVEETRVRNVASIDPDRTGSAPTFPARTKPLDGGGAAPGTPPGPAAPTPGPVRLAPQATFSTAGTAPAREPSGVVTPADDWAGATVLRRNQPKAAEDDAAGQAGDQPADHGKRNLWLAISGGTLLVLAVIVGIVVASAAPQPQARPTETVSKPPADAIDDGSVPDVAKLAGSAGAQGKVRFTWTNPRPKPGDIYKWRIKTVKGGGSYLSTSATRVEVTANPAEPTCLQVILVRSDGTASPAGEDSIACL from the coding sequence GTGAGTTCCAAGCGGCCGGCGGCCCCACCGCCCCGCATCCCCGGTTTCAGCTATGTGAGCCTGCTCGGCTCGGGTGGCTTCTCTGACGTCTACCTCTACGAGCAGGACCGGCCGCGCCGCAAGGTTGCGGTTAAAGTGCTGCTGTCCGGCCTCAAGACGGAGGGCGCGCGGCGCCGGTTTGAGTCCGAGGCCAACCTGATGGCCCAGCTGTCCTCGCACCCCTTCATCGTCACCATCTTCGAGGCCGAGGTGACTGGGGACGGGCATTCGTACCTCGCCATGGAGTACTGCTCGCGGCCCAGCCTGGACGTCCGGTACCGCCGGCAGCGCTTCAGCGTCGACGAGGTCCTGGCCGTCGGCATCCAGGTGGCCTCCGCCGTCGAGACAGCGCACCGGGCCGGCATTGCCCACCGGGACATCAAGCCTGCCAACATCCTGGTCACGGACTACAACCGCCCGGCACTCACCGACTTCGGCATCTCCGGCACGCTGGCCGGCGACGTTGATGAGGATGCGGGGATGTCCATCCCGTGGTCCCCGCCGGAACAGTTCCGCGACGGCAACGTCGACGGCGTGATGGTGGACGTATGGGCCCTCGGCGCCACGCTGTACACACTGCTTGCCGGACGGTCGCCCTTCGTGCTGCCAGGGGCCGACAACTCCCAGCGCGAGCTCATTTCGCGCATCACCAGCATGCCCGTCCCGCGACTGGGCCGCGCCGACGTGCCGGAATCCCTTGAACTGGCCCTGGCCACGGCAATGGCCAAGTCGCCGGCCTCACGCTATTCGTCGGCTCACGCTTTCGCCCTTGCGCTGCAGCGGATCCAGGCCGAGCTCAACCTGTCCGTTACGCCGTTCGAGGTGCTCGAGGAACGCCATCAGGAGGACGTGGACCTGGACGACGGCGTCGAGGAGACGCGCGTCCGCAATGTCGCCTCCATCGACCCGGACCGGACCGGAAGCGCCCCGACGTTCCCGGCCCGCACCAAGCCGCTGGACGGGGGAGGTGCTGCCCCGGGCACCCCGCCGGGGCCTGCTGCACCAACGCCTGGGCCGGTCCGCTTGGCGCCCCAAGCCACCTTTTCGACGGCGGGTACCGCGCCGGCCCGGGAGCCTTCGGGGGTGGTTACGCCTGCGGACGACTGGGCAGGTGCCACGGTCCTGCGAAGGAACCAGCCCAAGGCTGCGGAGGACGATGCAGCCGGCCAGGCGGGGGACCAGCCGGCCGATCATGGGAAGCGCAACCTGTGGCTCGCCATCTCCGGCGGAACGCTCCTGGTGCTGGCGGTCATCGTGGGCATTGTGGTGGCATCGGCTGCGCCGCAGCCGCAGGCCCGGCCCACCGAAACGGTCAGCAAGCCGCCCGCCGACGCCATCGACGACGGGTCCGTGCCCGACGTCGCCAAGCTGGCGGGCAGCGCAGGCGCCCAGGGAAAGGTCCGCTTCACCTGGACCAACCCGCGGCCGAAGCCGGGGGACATCTACAAATGGCGGATCAAAACGGTCAAAGGCGGCGGAAGCTATCTGTCGACGTCGGCAACCCGGGTGGAGGTCACCGCGAATCCGGCGGAACCCACCTGCCTCCAGGTGATCCTTGTCCGCAGCGACGGAACCGCATCACCGGCGGGCGAGGATTCCATCGCCTGCCTGTAG
- a CDS encoding FtsK/SpoIIIE domain-containing protein, translating into MRIRLTLRRDPAEAKDLAVTVDGRATVADIATELWTADPARRQQPAPPNLSLRIDEAFVAGGMRGIVLDRADNLLESGLRPGSVVSLTQVSDQFGNPNDAGPAADRGPAAATLRIVSGPDVGREFSLPSGTSYIGRDRGVDVRLTDPLTSKRHARITVGESIEIVDTNSANGLQMDGLPVTRATLNSSDTVTLGDTELTVVPLARSGAAAPTSPLVDFNRSPRVIPRFAPAKRVPPAGPKRQDHHPFPYIMLIAPLMMGAVLFAVTQSLVSILFMLMMPLFIVGHYVDQKLQSQRERKEQLKQFRAAMAAFRQDTTELQRVERAVRLQEAPSVSDTVGSIYKLGPLLWTHRPEHSGFLTLRFGLGTVPSRIPFEEPNSAETETEYRREIEGCLDQFRLIEGVPVVSQLRTAGSFGLAGPRGLVDDVARGVVLQLVGLHSPAEVAVAAITSARSRERWNWLQWLPHVGSSHSPVSGDHLAAGSAGGTSLLSRLEDLVELREAALRSQGPAHRPGIPDETADVPPPVLPSVLVIVEDDAPVDRGRLTRLVERGPDTGVHVLWVAAGVESLPAACRDFMAVDGEHGNTTGQVRLGRHTYPVSCESLDAELAGQLARMLSPVVDAGKPVEDDSNLPRAVSYATLIGKDFLENPQAVAERWQENNSVRSTAVANRKDNGSLRALVGSKGVEPLHLDLKNEGPHALVGGTTGAGKSEFLQSWVMGMATAYSPDRVSFLFVDYKGGAAFADCVHLPHTVGLVTDLSPHLVRRALTSLRAELHYREHLLNRKKAKDLLSLQREADPEAPPYLVIVVDEFAALATEVPEFVDGVVDVAARGRSLGLHLILATQRPAGVIKESLRANTNLRVALRMADEDDATDILGVPDAAYFDPSIPGRAAAKTGPGRIQGFQTGYAGGWTTERPQGPQIDIVEMAFGSGPAWETPAPDTAVQDEPAGPNDIARMTANVIAAADLLAIEPPRKPWLNELATTYDFSLLPNPRTDERLLLGVADDPARQDQPTVFYEPDRDGNMAIYGTGGSGKSAALRGIAIAAAVTPRGGPVHVYGIDCGSAGLKMLEELPHVGGIINGDDVERVGRLLRWLSDLAEDRAARFAEVRASTIGEYRKLAGLPDEKRIFVLVDGMSAFREAYEYSKLSGLWDLFLQLATDGRPLGIHLVVTGDRPNSVPASLLASIQRRLVLRLSAEDDYLTMDVPKDVLGQASPPGRGLLGGHEVQLAVLGGNSNLALQAREVHKLSEAMLRQGVERAPRIERLPEQIDLDILPAGLPDLPVVGVDDETLQPATLMAKGPLLLAGPPGSGRTVALVTMAYALRRSNPGTELVYLAARKSAVASLPVWDRSLVGADDVEEAVEALTDHASANPGKVAIFIEGLTEFTDTLAESGIGRLVAASIKADQWVVGESETSTWSSAWSLAQPFKSGRRGLLINPGDIDGDNLLNTSLGRVGAGFIPGRGYIVGRGKVRKLQIALPPENRQ; encoded by the coding sequence ATGAGGATCCGACTGACCCTGCGCCGGGACCCCGCCGAGGCCAAGGACCTGGCCGTCACCGTGGACGGCCGCGCCACCGTCGCGGACATCGCCACCGAGCTGTGGACGGCCGACCCCGCCCGACGCCAGCAGCCTGCTCCGCCGAACCTCTCGCTCCGGATCGACGAGGCATTCGTTGCCGGCGGCATGCGCGGCATCGTCCTGGACCGGGCGGACAACCTCCTCGAGTCGGGGCTGCGGCCCGGGTCGGTCGTTTCGCTCACCCAGGTCAGCGACCAGTTCGGGAACCCGAACGACGCCGGCCCGGCCGCAGACCGCGGCCCCGCCGCGGCGACGCTGCGCATAGTCTCCGGGCCCGACGTCGGACGGGAATTTTCCCTGCCCTCCGGCACCAGCTACATCGGACGGGACCGGGGCGTGGACGTCCGGCTCACCGACCCCCTGACGTCGAAGCGGCACGCCCGCATCACAGTGGGGGAGAGCATCGAAATCGTCGACACGAACTCCGCCAACGGCCTCCAGATGGACGGACTGCCGGTCACCCGTGCCACGCTGAACTCCTCGGACACCGTGACGCTGGGAGACACCGAGCTCACCGTGGTGCCGCTGGCGCGCAGCGGCGCGGCAGCTCCGACGTCGCCCCTGGTGGACTTCAACCGCTCCCCGCGGGTGATCCCCCGGTTCGCCCCGGCCAAGCGCGTGCCCCCGGCCGGACCCAAGCGGCAGGACCACCATCCCTTCCCCTACATCATGCTGATCGCCCCGCTGATGATGGGCGCGGTGCTGTTCGCGGTGACCCAGAGCCTGGTGTCAATACTGTTCATGCTGATGATGCCGCTGTTCATTGTGGGCCACTACGTGGACCAGAAGCTGCAAAGCCAGCGCGAGCGCAAGGAACAGCTGAAGCAGTTCCGGGCGGCCATGGCCGCCTTCCGGCAGGACACCACCGAGCTGCAGCGCGTTGAGCGGGCCGTCCGGCTCCAGGAGGCGCCGTCCGTCAGTGACACCGTCGGCTCCATCTACAAACTGGGTCCGCTGCTCTGGACCCACCGGCCGGAGCACTCCGGGTTCCTGACGCTCCGGTTCGGGCTCGGCACAGTGCCGTCCAGGATTCCGTTCGAAGAGCCGAATTCCGCGGAAACCGAGACAGAGTACCGGCGCGAAATTGAGGGCTGCCTGGACCAGTTCCGGCTGATCGAGGGCGTGCCGGTGGTTTCACAGCTGCGGACCGCCGGCTCGTTCGGCCTCGCCGGGCCGCGCGGACTCGTGGATGACGTGGCGCGGGGAGTGGTGCTCCAGCTCGTGGGCCTGCATTCCCCGGCGGAAGTAGCGGTTGCCGCCATCACCTCGGCCCGGTCCCGGGAACGCTGGAACTGGCTGCAGTGGCTGCCGCACGTCGGCTCGAGCCACAGCCCGGTCAGCGGCGACCACCTTGCTGCCGGCTCGGCAGGCGGCACCAGCCTGCTGTCCCGGCTCGAGGACCTCGTGGAACTCCGGGAGGCCGCCCTGCGGTCGCAGGGTCCCGCGCACCGGCCGGGCATCCCCGATGAAACCGCGGATGTTCCGCCGCCGGTGCTGCCGTCCGTGCTGGTAATCGTCGAGGACGACGCGCCGGTGGACCGCGGCCGGCTGACCCGGCTCGTGGAGCGCGGACCCGACACCGGTGTCCACGTCCTGTGGGTGGCTGCCGGAGTTGAATCCCTTCCGGCCGCCTGCCGTGACTTCATGGCCGTGGACGGCGAGCACGGCAACACCACCGGCCAGGTCCGGCTGGGACGCCACACCTACCCCGTGAGCTGTGAAAGCCTCGACGCCGAACTGGCAGGCCAGCTGGCCCGCATGCTCTCGCCCGTGGTCGACGCCGGTAAACCGGTGGAGGACGACTCGAACCTGCCCCGCGCCGTGTCTTATGCGACTCTTATCGGCAAGGACTTCCTGGAAAATCCGCAGGCCGTGGCCGAACGCTGGCAGGAGAACAACTCCGTCCGCTCCACCGCCGTCGCCAACCGCAAGGACAACGGCTCGCTGCGTGCCCTTGTGGGTTCCAAGGGCGTGGAACCTCTCCACCTCGACCTCAAGAACGAGGGGCCGCACGCGCTGGTGGGCGGCACCACCGGCGCCGGCAAGTCCGAGTTCCTGCAGTCGTGGGTGATGGGCATGGCTACTGCGTACAGCCCGGACCGCGTCAGCTTCCTGTTCGTGGACTACAAGGGCGGCGCCGCGTTTGCTGACTGCGTCCACCTGCCGCACACCGTGGGCCTGGTCACCGACCTCTCGCCGCACCTGGTGCGCCGCGCCCTGACGTCCCTGCGGGCTGAGCTCCACTACAGGGAACACCTGCTCAACAGGAAAAAGGCCAAGGACTTGCTCTCGCTCCAGCGCGAGGCGGATCCCGAGGCCCCGCCCTACCTGGTGATCGTGGTGGACGAATTCGCTGCCCTGGCCACCGAGGTGCCCGAGTTCGTGGACGGCGTCGTCGACGTCGCCGCCCGCGGCCGGTCCCTCGGGCTGCACCTGATCCTCGCCACCCAGCGCCCCGCCGGCGTCATCAAGGAAAGCCTGCGCGCCAACACGAACCTTCGGGTGGCGCTGCGGATGGCCGACGAGGACGACGCCACGGACATCCTGGGCGTGCCGGACGCCGCGTACTTCGACCCCTCCATCCCGGGCCGCGCCGCGGCGAAGACCGGTCCGGGCCGCATCCAGGGTTTCCAGACCGGCTACGCCGGCGGCTGGACCACCGAACGCCCGCAGGGTCCGCAGATCGACATCGTGGAAATGGCCTTCGGGTCCGGTCCTGCCTGGGAAACGCCGGCCCCCGACACTGCGGTGCAGGACGAACCGGCCGGGCCCAACGACATCGCAAGGATGACCGCCAACGTCATCGCCGCGGCGGACCTGCTGGCCATCGAACCGCCGCGGAAGCCGTGGCTGAACGAACTGGCCACCACCTACGACTTCTCGCTGCTGCCCAACCCACGCACCGATGAACGGCTCCTGCTGGGCGTTGCGGACGACCCCGCCCGCCAGGACCAGCCCACCGTCTTCTACGAACCGGACAGAGACGGCAACATGGCCATCTACGGCACGGGCGGCTCAGGCAAGTCCGCGGCCCTGCGGGGCATCGCCATCGCCGCTGCCGTCACCCCGCGCGGGGGCCCCGTCCACGTCTATGGAATCGACTGCGGCTCCGCCGGGCTCAAAATGCTCGAAGAACTTCCGCACGTGGGCGGGATCATCAACGGCGACGACGTGGAACGCGTGGGCAGGCTGCTGCGCTGGCTCAGCGACCTCGCCGAGGACCGGGCAGCCCGTTTCGCCGAGGTCCGCGCCTCCACCATCGGGGAGTACCGCAAGCTTGCCGGCCTGCCGGATGAAAAGCGCATCTTCGTGCTGGTCGACGGCATGTCGGCCTTCCGTGAGGCCTATGAGTACAGCAAGCTCTCCGGCCTCTGGGACCTCTTCCTGCAGCTGGCGACCGACGGCCGTCCCCTGGGCATCCACCTCGTTGTTACCGGCGACCGCCCCAACTCCGTCCCGGCGTCGTTGCTTGCCTCCATCCAGCGAAGGCTGGTACTCCGGCTGTCCGCCGAGGACGACTACCTGACCATGGACGTGCCAAAGGACGTCCTGGGCCAGGCCTCGCCTCCGGGCCGGGGGCTGCTGGGCGGCCACGAGGTGCAGCTCGCCGTCCTGGGCGGCAACTCCAACTTGGCGCTGCAGGCGCGCGAAGTCCACAAGCTCAGCGAGGCTATGCTCCGCCAGGGTGTGGAAAGGGCTCCGCGCATCGAGCGGCTGCCCGAGCAGATCGACCTGGACATCCTGCCTGCCGGGCTGCCGGATCTGCCCGTGGTCGGCGTGGACGACGAAACGCTGCAGCCCGCCACACTCATGGCCAAGGGCCCGCTGCTGCTCGCCGGCCCACCCGGCTCCGGCCGGACCGTGGCCCTGGTGACCATGGCCTACGCGCTGCGCCGGTCCAACCCCGGCACCGAACTGGTTTACCTTGCCGCCAGGAAGTCCGCCGTGGCGTCCCTGCCGGTCTGGGATCGCTCGCTGGTGGGAGCCGACGACGTCGAGGAGGCGGTGGAAGCGCTCACGGACCACGCCTCGGCCAATCCGGGCAAGGTGGCCATCTTCATCGAGGGGCTCACGGAGTTTACGGACACCCTGGCCGAGTCCGGCATCGGAAGGCTCGTGGCGGCGTCCATCAAGGCCGACCAGTGGGTGGTCGGGGAATCCGAAACGTCCACCTGGTCATCGGCCTGGTCGCTCGCGCAGCCGTTCAAGTCGGGCAGGAGGGGGCTGCTGATCAACCCGGGCGACATCGACGGCGACAACCTCCTCAATACGTCACTCGGACGGGTCGGCGCCGGCTTCATTCCGGGCCGCGGCTACATCGTCGGGCGGGGCAAGGTGCGCAAGCTCCAGATCGCGCTGCCGCCGGAAAACCGACAGTAG